The following coding sequences are from one Dermacentor silvarum isolate Dsil-2018 chromosome 4, BIME_Dsil_1.4, whole genome shotgun sequence window:
- the LOC125944811 gene encoding uncharacterized protein LOC125944811 translates to MSDEAEEVKKRCEIALAVATIASMDVELEAARAKVRTIKRHLVINSLMLNAAVLSGRRATRQVWAYPRCARWFEETLPNLGGQNFRQSFRVSKTTFKYLVDVCRPVMQRQTTNMREMVSLEKRVAVALYKLCSSAEDRTVANLFDLGRSTGNTIYREFCQTVVDALEKQWVKMIAANEMADHVREFCAVTGFPQAVGALDGCHFPVSPPKENAIDYYNYKGWYSVILLALVDHKYRFRYTNVGSPGRYHNAHVFHNSILARAIQEPAFQSPTICVGTSLVPPLILCDQAFPLTSNLMKPFPGTNHTPEESNFNYELSKTRRIVENAFGRLKARFRFVMKRMECDISNVPIVVRACCVLNNICEHFNDSASQQWLNEAELQNTVYQQPLHTTGTQVGCGRDVRDAVVHYFQLHGDHCSRVQL, encoded by the exons ATGAGTGACGAAGCGGAAGAAGTCAAGAAAAGGTGTGAGATTGCACTCGCCGTGGCGACGATCGCTTCCATGGATGTAGAGCTCGAAGCTGCCAGGGCAAAAGTGCGCACCATCAAGCGTCATCTCGTTATTAACAGCCTCATGCTGAATGCTGCTGTGTTGTCCGGGAGACGTGCGACAAGGCAAGTGTGGGCTTACCCACGATGCGCTCGTTGGTTCGAGGAGACGCTGCCGAACCTGGGCGGGCAGAACTTCCGGCAGTCATTTAGGGTGTCGAAAACGACATTTAAATACTTGGTAGACGTCTGCAGGCCCGTGATGCAGCGCCAAACAACAAATATGAGAGAAATGGTGTCACTAGAGAAGCGGGTCGCTGTTGCTTTATATAAGCTATGTTCCTCTGCCGAGGATAGAACAGTGGCCAATTTGTTTGACTTGGGGCGGTCGACAGGGAACACTATTTACCGAGAGTTTTGCCAGACCGTTGTTGATGCCCTTGAAAAGCAGTGGGTCAAGATGATCGCAGCAAATGAAATGGCCGACCATGTGCGGGAGTTTTGTGCGGTCACTGGCTTCCCACAGGCAGTTGGAGCACTGGATGGCTGTCATTTTCCTGTCTCGCCACCAAAGGAAAACGCCATCGATTACTACAATTACAAAGGCTG GTACAGTGTGATCCTGCTGGCTCTGGTGGACCACAAATACAGGTTCCGCTACACTAACGTTGGCTCCCCAGGCAGGTACCACAACGCACACGTGTTTCACAACTCCATCTTGGCAAGAGCGATTCAGGAACCAGCATTTCAGAGCCCAACCATTTGTGTTGGCACTTCTCTTGTGCCCCCATTAATTTTGTGTGATCAAGCTTTCCCTCTTACATCCAACCTCATGAAACCGTTCCCTGGCACGAACCACACCCCAGAAGAGAGCAACTTCAACTATGAACTCTCCAAAACACGAAGAATTGTGGAGAACGCTTTTGGAAGGCTCAAGGCACGCTTCAGATTTGTGATGAAGCGAATGGAGTGCGACATCAGCAATGTGCCTATTGTCGTAAGAGCATGTTGTGTGCTAAATAACATATGCGAACATTTCAATGATTCCGCATCTCAGCAGTGGCTGAATGAAGCGGAGTTGCAGAATACAGTATATCAGCAACCACTTCACACAACAGGCACGCAAGTTGGATGTGGAAGAGATGTCCGAGATGCAGTTGTGCATTATTTTCAGCTGCATGGAGACCACTGTAGTCGGGTACAActgtag